A genomic stretch from Labeo rohita strain BAU-BD-2019 unplaced genomic scaffold, IGBB_LRoh.1.0 scaffold_2024, whole genome shotgun sequence includes:
- the LOC127159246 gene encoding CGG triplet repeat-binding protein 1-like has product MSVQEPTRQVTITEAVARKSIASSERNKICEDWVATCTALNIPLSKSDHPAMRKFLFENVTNGGAIPGFHQLQEKYLGNVYLKEKEALRKRLAKKPVAVIFDETPDVEGRCVLNILIAPLEKDEFLTPTMQPA; this is encoded by the exons ATGTCCGTGCAAGAGCCGACACGGCAAGTGACTATCACCGAAGCTGTTGCTCGCAAATCCATCGCAAGCAGCGAAAGGAACAAG ATATGTGAAGACTGGGTTGCCACATGTACTGCCTTGAATATTCCACTCTCCAAAAGTGACCACCCAGCAATGAGGAAGtttctttttgaaaatgtaacgaATGGAGGAGCCATTCCTGGATTTCACCAGCTGCAAGAAAAATACCTAGGCAATGTTTACCTGAAAGAAAAGGAGGCACTCAGAAAACGTTTAGCCAAAAAGCCTGTTGCAGTCATATTTGATGAGACTCCAGATGTAGAGGGGAGATGTGTTCTAAACATTCTCATTGCACCCTTGGAAAAGGATGAATTTTTGACACCGACAATGCAGCCTGCATGA